A segment of the Salvelinus namaycush isolate Seneca chromosome 3, SaNama_1.0, whole genome shotgun sequence genome:
AGAACATGGCCCAACCCTCCTTGCCTTTAAGATCATGGCAGCACTCACCTGAGCCTCTCAAACTCCACGTCATCCACCAGGAAGTCCCTGGTCTCCACCAGCTTGTGGATCTGCTGCAGCagctcctcctccctctgccGGTCCTCGTTGGATTTGTCTGTGTCTGGAGTCATACAGACAGTATAGTCATGGAGTGGTCATACAGCAGTCACAGACAGTTCATATAGTAATCATAGATGTTAGGAATCATTAAGCATTCATACAGCTCCAGTTCAAGATTAAGAACCAGACAAATTCATCTTAGGCTGATGGATCTGTAACCACCAGATGACTGTGCATGGTGTTCCTGTTATAATACTGAGAAAGTGGCGTGGACAGCATTACCACTGGATCTAACTTACCAAATGTGAGATAAttcagagagaggctggggctgAAACATTGAAATGATAAGCTGAGATAATGAGGATGTTGTGCTCCAAATCTTCTGCTTGTTTGTCCTGCAAATCCTTTATTATTGGCTTTCCTAGAGCACTACCTGGACCATAAGCCCTTTTGATGCAGATATTCCCTCATTTTCTGGCACAGCGAGTGTGTGTGCTCTCTATAATGTGAATTGAACACCTCACACAGAGAGTCACCTCACACAAAAAAGATGCCATCTagaaaccaaaagggttctttggctgtccccataggagaaccctttccacagagggttctacatggaactcaaaacggttctacctggaaccaaaaagggttctacctggaaccaaaaagggttctccttggaaccaaaaagggttctcctatgaggacagccgaagaacccttttggaacccttttttccccTAAGAGTGTATGGTAGCCTACCTGAAACAGACACCAGCTTCTGAAGTTCTTTTTTCAGCCGTGTGATTTCCTTGCAAAGCTGAATGTCGTCCATCCTGAGGAAAAAAAATGGAGGAATCTATTTCATTCTCAATCATAAACCACATTGATATACTTCAAAGGCAATCTCTTCACAGCCGTTTAGTATGACCCAGGGGAAGAGAACCCAGGACGAGGTGAGAATCGGATCCTGTCACGTATCGACTGTCAGTACAGTGGCTGTTCTTCTCCATGTACCACACTTAGGTCTGACACTCAGGAATCAATCCTAATTGCTCTTATTGACAGACCAACTGAATCCCATACAGAATGCTTCCATACAGAGGACGGAGAGATTGTAGTCTTAAAGATACAATCATGCTGGCTCCAGTGTTGAGTGGTCTCTCTGAAGACACTGTGGCTTGCATGTATAACCCCACACTAGGGTTAACACTTAAGGACAGACAGTCACTACAGTCAGACAGATCCTGCTGGGCAGTAATAAGGGTTGTGACATAGAGGACCTTCTGATGTGATCACCCTTCCCCTGGGACCACAATGTGCCAGACAACCCTGCAGGTGTCCTGTCTACTGAGGCATAACTTTCCTCAAGCTCTCAGCTTCTGCAATAACTCCTCTATTAGAACGTGATCAATATAACAACAGCGAATTATAGCAATTAAAAAAGAATTGCTGCTGAGTGAAAAAACTGtctgacaggcaggcaggcagagctaGGAGAGATACTCTACATGAGTGTAAAGATAATGACTTTTATTTCAAAATAACTTTTGGTGACTCGAACACAGTACATTTAAATGGCCAAATACATAGTAGAATGTAATGCTATAGAATTTAAGCGATTTCCCATTTCAGCTTGGTAAACAGACATGATAACAATAACCATATTAGCCTATCCTACAGACAGAAACCACTTCAGTGGAAATGGCGAACTGAATTAGCTTTCTCCTCTTCTCAGGTGGACTGAAATTATTGTTGGCTGAGGGTTTATTAGCTGAATTAACTCTGATACCACAGGGCCTCTGAGAATGAGTCACTCCCAATCTATCGGAGCTGCAGCTGCATCATATCTCATTTCACTAATTGACTCAGGTAGGGAGGTTTAAGTAAACAATACTGGTCAGACACTGAGGCTCTGGATAACTGGGCTTTTCCTTCGGACAATAAGAGGAAAATTAACTCCTAGATACACATGCCCCAAGCCCTTTCAGCACAGGAAATGTGTTATTATTTTCAAGCCACTTCACAGGAGTGACCAATACAGTACCTGCATCACAGCTTATTTGCATTGAAATTGTCTACGTGCTTTAATATGGATTCACTTTGTATTGACCTGTCATTGTGTCTGAAGCTGCATCCCACATTACACGTTCACAATAAAGCACCTTGTGGTGCCTACAGCATTGAAGAATACACGCTGAACTGCATACACCTAATGCACTGCATGCAAATGAGAGTTCTCATTTAATTCCATAAGTAAACCATGTCATGTTCGTTTTTAATTTCACTTCCACATACGTAGATAAGGAAACAAGCTACTTTACACATCAGAAACCTAACAGTAATTACTTTTCCACATGAACAAAGGTACATTGCTTGTTATTATGCTATCACTGTTCAGTTTCTCTCTGTTACAGCTGTGGTCAGCCTTGAAAAGACCTTGAGCTCTGCAGCGACTGGCGTCAATATGCTCCTGTCCCTGGAGATGAAAGACAAGGAATCACAGAAACAGTAAGAAGTGAGAAAAGCTCTCTGTGCCGCTGTGCTCATCTACTTAATGGTGAGCGGAAGTGCGGTTATTTACCAGGCCAATAGTGATTATTGTTCGTGTAGAGCAGTGTTAGTGTTCAGTAATCATACTGATTCTCACAGAAATCCCATAGGATGTTTTACTTTGATTAAAGGGTTTCTTATATGTAAGCTCCAACCCAGAAAGGTCTTGACGAGGAATAGTGagaatgtaacctactgtatgcaTCGGTGCACATCTCCCCAGCAACTGGACCTCCCCATACCCAGCATCATTATCTTTTCTCTGagtctctcccctctttcccctgCACATGTCACAATAATGAAGAAGAAACATTACAGCCAAGGGGATCGGACTGAGAGGAGTATAAAACCGTTTGTTTTTAGAACAAAGTCCATGTGCAGTGTTGAGACAAGTGTACGAGCTGAGCTGGTAGACTAATAGGACAGCAGACAAAGTGCTGCTGTCCTCTACACAGTATTCACCTTCATGCACAATCGCTAGGTGCTGTCATATGTGGAGCGTCACCAAGTCCAAGGTGATCAACTCTATTGACCCCTGTGAAAACCTACTACAGTTCAACCACAACCCATTCCACAAGGAGCCAGGGCATGGATGTTATGTGTGAGACTGAAAAGGCCCAAAATGTGTATCCTGTTCTTCTACCTCATACTAGAGGGCTTTGATAAATCACCAAAAGATGTCAGAAACTGAGTGTTGGTGTGATTGgatagttatttaaaaaaatgctcACATGTATCTTAGTTCTGATTCCCTCCGTACTAGAACATCACGTATCCGCTCGATTCTGAAAAGCTCCCCTTCAATGTGATCTATTGTGATGGTGGAGTCCGCCATTGAGACAATGTCTTCCTCTGCTGGGAGAGAAACAAGAAAAcaaagatacactatatatacaaaagtatgtggacaccccttcaaattagtggattcagatatttcagccacacccactgctgacaggtgtataaaatcgagcacacagccatacaatctccatagacaaacattggcagtagaatggcccatactgaagagctcagtgacttacaatgtggcaccgtcataggatgccacttttccaacaagtcagttcgtgagcagccgcacacaagcctaagatcaccatgtgcaatgccaagcatcggctggagtggtgtaaagctcgctgccattggactctggagcagtggaaacgagttctctgaagtgatgaatcacgcttcaccatctggcagtctgacggacaaatctgggtttggcagatgccaggagaacgctacatacagaaatggtttgttgaggtgtggaagaacttgactggcctacacagagccctgatctcaaccccatcaaacaggcctaatcgccaaacatcagtgcccgacttcactaatgctcatggaagcaagtccctgcagcagtgttccaacatctagtggaaagccttcccagaagagtggaggctgttatagcaccaaaggggggaccaactccatattaatgcccatggttttggaatgagatgttcaaccagcaggtgtccacatacttttggtcatgtagtgtattagcAAGTTATTCTACTGCTAAATTGACATAGTACTGTGCATTAGCACGAAAATGGGAACAAATGACTGCTTATTCTGCTCACGCCAGCTATCCCAGCACAACATGATTGTGTCATAGAAGAGAGGCCAGAACAGAACTCCTGTCTTTTCAAGTTAAGTTTCATTTGTCACattcacaagtacagtgaaatgcttaacttgcaagccctacccaacagtgAATTATTCAATATCAAACTAACTAAGACAAACTAACtaagaaaaaactaaaacatgagaaaaaataaatttactatatacagggtcagcaccAAATGTACAaggatactggagtattgaggtagatatgtaaatGTAGGCAGGGATTAGGAAAAGTGACTGGTACCtggataaataataataataaacaataacaacaatagtAAACAGTATGGCAGCAACATAAGTAGTGGGTGTGTGTCTTCAGCCTGCCTTAATTACAGCATGTGTGCAGCACGCTTCCTGGGTTTCCTCCCCCAGTGGGACAGCATGAAGGGAACGTGCCTTTCTGAGTGGCACACTGCCAGGCTGGGCAGAGACTCAGTGGTGCGGAGACTGGGATGGCATGACGGCAGATCTCGCTAAACAGTTGACTTCAGGATATTGATACATGCCTGAGTTTCATGAACAATGAGAAATAATCTCAGACAATGAGAAGGAAGACAGAATCAGTGACAATTAAAGTAGGAAAGAGATGCTGAGCACCCATGGACTAGTACATTTCTAGAATCTATAATGAACTGGTTAAGGTCATCAGTTAAGTAGACTCGTGCAGTCTCATTAACATTTCCTAATTTGGCAGTGGTGCCAGGAGGGGGCCGGTCTGTTTCATTGGTCATAGTCTGTGAAGCGCTGTGATTGCTATCCGTGAGGAGATCCTGGTTTACCAAGATGATATGACACACTGAATATAATCATCCCCATTATAGTCATCTCAACCTGCAATGGCTTAGAACTGTCAAACACTATACATATGGAAACAACGCATAACTAACTGGTGCATGAACGTATATTGGGCAACTACAACAATAAATCATAgagaaactcaaaataccaacatgtgagaaatactgtactttattaatgtttcaatggaacccaccaaaatcatacaattatttaatcaaaatacatttcaccaaaatcaaggtttcataattattggcactcatttagtacttagtgcCACCACCTCTGGCAGGGATAACAGCATGTtcttttcctgtaatgtttgacaaggttaaggaacacatttggagggattttggaccattcctctatgcagatcctttcaagatccttcacattcttgggtttgcgcttatcaactgccctcttcaactcagcccacagccatggcagaacattgattttgttgtcacataaccatttctgtgtggatcttgaggtatgttttgggtcattgtcttgttggaaagtccacatacggccaagtcccagccttctggcagaggcaaccagattgtcagccaaaattgcctgatacttggtggaattcattatgccatcaatcttaaccagtgGCCTTGGATCTCTGGAATTATAACAGCCGCAAAACATCactgacccaccaccatattTCAACGTgtgtatgaggtgcctctccttgtatgcgtctctgtttcaacgccaaacatgccgatgttgtatctgaccaaaacgttcaattttggtctcatctgaccagagcaccttcttctAATCATAATTTAAATGAACTCCAAGCACTTGCGTCTGTGTCTTGGGGTCATTaagggctttcttctggaaacccttccaaagagcctgtggttgtggaggtggcgtctgaaggcctgcaattctttcacagtgattcttgggaattttgttgcttctctcacgatcctcctccctatcctggggGGCAAAATGCATTTGCGTCCTCTACCCGTGATGAtttcaactgttccatatcttttGAATTTTTAAATAATTGCCCTGGCAGTGCTCAGTCATATATTCAATAGTTTGTGGATTTTCTTGTAGCCGTTACCAGATTTACGAAGGTCTACGACCATCTGTCCCTTTTGAACTGCCAGTTCTTTTCTTTATGGTGTTGGATGACAAAGGGATATTGCATGcgtgttacctcatttttataccctagtgaaaaagcaagtgatgtaatggctcaatatagttccttaaCACTTAGATCAACTTAAATAAGTGGAATATAATTCCTGGTttaattttggtagatgttatttacaataatatttaagggtgccattaattgtgaaaccttgatttggaggacattgatttttaattaaatcaataaatgATTTTGGTgagttccattgaaacattaataaagtacagtattgttcacatgttggtattttgagtttctctataattatattgtttatattttttaagtattgtttgtgcattgccagtcaggggtgccagtaattttggagcccactgtagaTTCCTCTTCATTTGGACTAGAATTGTTCCATCCTACAACAGACGATGGGTTGGATAATTGGAATAAACCATCCATTGCTCAGTGTAAGGCTCTACAGACTTGCACTACACTGGCTGGGGATAAGTGAAAGAATTGAATATGATGGCGAGGGGAATTTGAGGCAGCTTGATGACAAATGACTCGGATCTCAGTTTTGGATTAAAGGCTGAATGTCCTTCTTTCGTCTATTGTTACAGAGGGGCTTTTCTGATCCAATGCTATTGTGTTCTTAGTTAACATTAGTTTAATGAGGCAACTCAAGACACCTCCCATAGTGAACTGCCCTGAAGAGTCAACAACTCCCTCTGACCTCCAGCCGCCCAGGTAGACTCCTCACCACTATGTAATCCTGCAGCCCACTGAAAGCCCAGTAATGCACCACTGCTGTTAATCCTGCAGCCTCCTCACAGACCAGCTATGACTCCTCCAACAGTGCTGCAATTAGCTCTTAATTACTTCACCTTGTCAGAAAAGACAACATTAGGTGAAAACAGAGGCCAAATCACTAGGCTAATGccatcaaaaacacacacatcatcattagCATTTTAGCAGCTCCTGCTAGTTTCTTTTTTCAATGGATCTTCACTAATTACACATTTTGAAGAAATCCTCAGTGCAAGCTTGACGTCTGTGTTTTGATCGTGGGTTGCCTGCTGTGTGTGCCTTCCCCGGAGGCAATATTCTGCCCCTATTGTGAAAATTGCTCCTCACAATTGGATTTCAAAATGTCATTTTGGATTACCAGAGCTTTACCAGGGCTGTGTGTGGCTGGCTGTACTCCGTTCCTGTTCACCTTTTTAGAGACTCATCACTGTCTCTTCCTGTGTCACCTGTGAAGAGTCACAGCTAGAGGCAAAGGTGAGTCATATCCTCACACTGTACAGACAGATTAACACAATGAGTTAGGACAGCAGTTTCACGTCTTCTTTTAGGATACCATTCCACTATACTGAGCCCCTCTGCATACCCCAAAAAACTAAGAGCAAGTTAAAAAAACGACTACTTCAACCTCAGCTCTAACACCTTCGATTTTCATAATTTGCCTACTAATTTCAAGCAAGGTCGCCTTGCCGCCCCCAGCCTTCAGATGTAATTTTAACGTGTACTCCCCTGCCTTCTGCACTGCACACCCACTACCGGATTACGTAAAGATCCTGTGAACGTTCGCTCTGTTCTATGCCTTGTTGCACCAACTTCTCTTTTCAGAAAATAATTCTCACTCTCAGATCTAATCTATCTATCTTTCATCACGAGTCTTCCCGTCCTGGCTTTTACTCCTAAAGGCAGTAACATTATCCATGTTCATGTAATGATTCTACTAGTACAGAAGAAAACAGACATTACACAAGAATATCAGATCACTAGTCCATTCCACTCACCAATGAGTGTCCTTAACCCAGTCAAGTGTTGTTCAAGGGTTGTTCATTTTATGATCAGCACATGGACCAGAGTAACATTAAGCCTTATAGCCATGAAGAATATGACAACACTTTGATCTAATCTGAATTATTGCAAGTATTCAATGTATAGGTGGAGCTCAGTTTGAGTATCATATAAATCTCCATAAAGTCTCCAAATCACAAAACATTTTGGATTTTTGTAAAGAAAATCGACTAAAACGTTACGATTTCAGCACCACGTTCTATCAAACTCAATTTTTCCTCATGCAAAACAAACTCACACTAGAATAGATAAAAAGGCAGCCCGCATATATACAACTTTCTAtggcatgtactgtatataattaaGCATTTTGCAAAGGCTCACCCTTCTTATCGGCTTGTCGATCAAATTTGGTTCGTTCCAAAGACCCATATTGTTTGAAGGATTTTCTCTCCTTTTCCATTTCTTCGGTTTGAACGACTTCAGGCTTGATAATGCTAAATCAGTAGCAGATTAATACCCTTAGCCTACTTTAGGCAATTTGAAAATGAAATTACACGGCGCAGCCTATTTATTTACGTGGCCACAACGAAACACCATCACCACGTGGAGAATACATGTTGAACGTCGGCTGTGTATTTGCAGAATACAGTGTgatttcagcaccacggacacaGCTCGAGTCGGATCACGATAGTATAAC
Coding sequences within it:
- the LOC120044611 gene encoding bMERB domain-containing protein 1-like — protein: MEKERKSFKQYGSLERTKFDRQADKKAEEDIVSMADSTITIDHIEGELFRIERIRDVLVRRESELRYMMDDIQLCKEITRLKKELQKLVSVSDTDKSNEDRQREEELLQQIHKLVETRDFLVDDVEFERLREREEDKEMADFLQSKFPKTLKKKDVTEDRRMTSKAQQTSSTPFVTKTGLTLLKECCGFTCSVM